Part of the Spirochaetia bacterium 38H-sp genome, CTGCGGGATTTTTTATTTTTGTCGTTTTTATAATTTTGTTGTTAATTATATTATCTTCTATGCGGTTCTTTATTCTGCTTTTGGTATGATTTTGTATTAATTTCTGCTTCCTTCCCAATATGTGCCTAAGGCAGGAGGAACTGCGCCTTTCTTGTTGCACTTTTACTTATATGGCGCAGGTCCGACGTTCGGTTTTAATTTTTTTATAAAATTATTGTCTCTATGTTGTCGGTTTTAGGTTTTGTCACTATATTTTTAATGACCGCCAGTCATAAAAATACGCACAGTCAGGAGGTCTTATGGGTACGAGAGAAAGGAGAGAAAGAGAAAAAGCAGAGCGGAGACAGTTTATCTTTGAGCGGGCGCGGGAGCTTTTCCTAAGTAAGGGTTATACAAATACGAGTATGGATGAGATTGCGGATGTGTGCGAGCTTAGCAAGGGGACGCTTTATCTGTATTTTAAAAATAAGGAAGAGCTGGCTGTAAGTGTCGTAAACTCTGTGATTTCTGAGCTTCGCTCTGTGCTTGAGCGGGCGGTTGAGGGAGCGGTATCAGGTATGGAGGCGCTGCAAAGGGTGTTAGGTGCCTACAGGGCTTTTTTCCGTCAGCATGTCAATGAGTTTTATTTTTCAGCGAGTCTGGAGCTTGTTGCGGGGAAGACAGGAGCAAAGAATGCCCGTTTTGATGATGCATATTCCGGGGTCGAGTCTCTTTTGTCCGTACTCGTGGGGGTTATAAAACAGGGGATGAGAGATGGCTCCGTGCGTTCTGATATAGATCCTCAGAAGGCAGCTTTTGCTGTTGCCAGTATTGTAAAGGGTTTTTTGCAGTCTATGGCTGCAGGTCAGCCAGACAGGCTTTTATCTCCCCAATATAAAAAAGAAGAGCTAATAGATTATAGTCTCAATCTTTTTCTGGATGCATTGAGACCGGAAAGGAGTACTGTATGAAGCGTATTGCTTTTATTTATAGGCATCCGTGGGTTGTTATCGCGGTTATTTGTGCTATTACTGTTTTTTTTGGCGTATGGATTCCCGGTATAGAGCTTGATAACGATACTTTTCATTTTATTCCCGATAATCATCCGGAGAGAATGGCTTTTAAAAATACTGAGGATCTCTTTGGCGAAGCTATCGGTATGGTTGTAGGTATAGAGGTGGAGACCGGTTCTATTTTTGACAGGGATGTTCTTGGTTTTGTGGATAAGCTTACAAAAAAAATTGAGGAGCTAGATCAGGTAGGCGATGTTATGTCCGTCACCAATGCGGATTATATCGCCGCAACTGCTGAAGGTATGGAAGTTGTGCCTATTGTAGACTCTGTAAACTCGGATGAAGATATAAAACTGCTCAAGTCAAGGCTGCTTTCCTGGGATATGTATGAGGGGGTTCTATATTCTTCTGATTTTAAAGCTACTCAGATTATTGTGCCTATAAAAAGTACTAGTACAGAGGATGAGAGAGAAGCAATTTACAGGTCCATAAAGCAGGCAATTGCCGACTATGCTGTCCCGGGTGTTAAGACTTATGTGGCAGGTACGCCCGCAATGACTGTGCTTATCAGTCATAATATGAATACAGATATCAAATTGCTTATTCCTCTTGTCATTCTTGTTCTTACGGCAAGTCTTTTCCTTTCTTTTAGAAGACTGGGAGGTGTAATTCTGCCTCTTGTCACAGTGGTTATAAGCACTATCTGGACAGTAGGTCTCATGGCTCTTCTGGGTATAAAGCTTTCTCTTATTGGTACGGTCATCCCCGTTCTTATGGTTGCTGTAGGCAGTGCATACGGGATTCATATCATAAGCCATTATTATGATCTTGTACGAGATAAGGGCACCTCTGTCTCAGAAGATGTGCATGTGGAGCTTATTGTGGAGACTGTACGGGATGTGGGTAAGCCTGTTCTCCTTGCAGCTATTACCACCATGGTAGGCTTTGGTTCTCTGGCATCAAGTCAGGTAAGGCCGATTCAGGAGTTTGGAATATTTAGCGCCTTTGGTGTTCTAGCTGCACTTATAGTTGCCGTAACGTTTATTCCCTCTATTTTGCTTGTACGTCACAGAGCCCTCAAATCCGCAGAGCAAAAGAACGGTAAGGAGGATGGGGTTGACAGGTTTATGCTTTTTCTCTATAGGCTCTTTTCCAGCAAAAGGGCAAGCATAATTCTTCTTGCAATAATTGCAATAGGCTTGGGTATTTATGGCACAACATTGCTGGATAAAGACAATGTGCTTGTTGACTACTTTAAGCCAAACACGGAAATAAGAAAAGCTGATAAGTTTTTTAGAGAAAAGTTTACCGGGACAAAATCCTTTGAAATCATCGTGGATGGAAAAGCATCTGGAGCTCTGACAGATCCTGACGTACTTGTTGCTATGGATGGTCTGTCATCTTATCTCAAGGATAAATATCCGGAAGTAAAAAAAGTAATATCTTTTTCCGATTTTTTAAAGCGTATAAATCAGGTGTTAAACACTCCTCCGGAACAGCTTACAGAAGAAAAAACAACTCCCATAGAAAAAGAATCTTCCCTATCAGTATCACAACAGGAAGGAAGCAATTCGGGTTTCTCTTCTCTGAGTTTTTTCTCAGATGACAGTAAGAATAATAATGCTAATACTTCTTCTTCGGAGCAGGATAAGACAGCAAGCTCAGACACAACCTATGACAATTCTCTATTCTTTTTTGACAGCTCCGATACAACAGACAGTCCTTCTGATACAAGTAGGCAAGGAGAATCAGTCTATAGTTCCCATTCCAATATAGAAGCCTCCTACACTACTGCAAAGCCAGGTATAAGCGATATAGAGTTTGCAAGACTGCTAAATACTGCATATGCCATGGCTGACTCTCAGGATATAAGCGCAAGAGAGCTTGTAAAGCTTATAAACAGAGAGCTCAACTATATGGGAGCAGCTTATTACGAGATTCCCCACGAACCGAAAAAATACAGTTTAAGCAGTAAAGAAGAGCTTTCCAACCTGATATCACAGTATTTACTTCTCTTTTCCGGTAACTTATCCTCATGGACAGATGATGCAATAGAGCCGTCTATGGCAAAGATAAGCGTTCAGATATCAGATACGGGCTCCATAAAGCCATATATGATAGCAAAGGATGCGGAAGAATACGCAAAAAGGCACTTTCCCCAAGGGTACAGCATACGTACAAGCGGTGTTGCCAAGGTAGAATACGCACTGACAGATCTTATTGTAAAATCACAAGTTATAAGTATAGTTGCATCTCTTGCTCTCGTCTTTCTTATAATTGTAATCAACTTTAGGTCTGTTGTTGCCGGTATATATGGACTCATACCTCTGGGGATAACCGTTCTTCTCAACTTTGGAATTATGGGCATACTAGGCATAAAATTGGATATATCCACATCCATGGTAGCTTCCCTTGCCATAGGTATAGGCATAGATTACACAATCCACTTTCTCAACTATTACCATAGAGAAAGGCTAAGGACAGGCGACAGCAAGAAGGCAAGCAGCAACAGCATAAAAGGCGTGGGAAAAGCGATTGTGTTTAACGCTGTTTCTGTTGCAGCTGGATTTTTGGTTCTGCTTCTATCCAGATTTACACCACTCAACTATCTGGGGCTGCTTATCGCAATAACAATGCTTACATCCAGCACGGCATCCATAAGCCTGCTGCCTGCATTGTTTTCCATAAAAGAACCGGCTTTCCTTAGAAAGCCAATAAATAGTTACGGAGGAGAAAAATGATAAAAAAGAAAACAGCAATTACAGCTCTTATTTTTGCAGTAACAATCAATCTTTTTGCCCTTGACGGCAGAGAAATAATGCAAAAAGCAGAGGATTCCGTAAAAGTTGACTCAACTCATGCGCTCGTTCAGATGAGCCTTACGGATAAAAACAACAAAGAATCCGTAAGAATACTGGAGATGTTTGAAGCCAAGGATAAGAACGGACTATCACAGAGCCTTATAATCTTTCATAAACCAGCATCAGTTGCAGGCACACGTTTCCTTGTGCAAGAACAAAAGGGACGCTCGGATGATAAGTTTATATACCTTCCCAGTCTCAAAAGAGTAAGAAGAATCGCAGCCTCAGAAGGAGGACAATCCTTTATGGGCTCAGATTTTAGCTACGATGACATGTCGACACGAGATATTGATGAGGACACCCATACACTCCTAAGAGAAGAAAAATACAATGGCCAGGACTGCTATGTAGTACAATCCATACCCAAGAATCTCAAGGAAGCACAATACCAGCTTAGAATATCCTGGGTAAGAAAAGACAACTTTATGCCTGTTAGAGTGGAACTGTACGAAACAAAAGACCGGTTAAAAAAGGTTTTGACAATAGAAAAGCTCGAAAAAATAGACGGAGTGTGGACACCAATCATAACAAAAATGGAAAACATAACAGATAAACACAGCACTACTCTGACCATGCAAAAGGTAGAGTACAACAAGAAACTTCCTGATGCACTGTTTACTCAGAAATTTCTTGAAACAGGGAGACTGTAATGAGGAGGATAACAATGAAAAAAATCGCAATAATAACAGCCGTATTTTTTATTGCTTTATCCGCATTTGCGCAGGAAGACTTTTCTTTCTTTGACACTATCTCAGGGACAGAATCAAGCATGCTAAAAATATCAGGCAACATTGATACTGAGCTAAGATTCTTTACTGATCCTGATAAAAGCATAGAAAAACAGGACATAGCAGAAACCAGCGGCATAGGACTGGACATAAGCTACGATGGCCAATCCTCAAGAGCAATAGCAAGCCTAAGTTATGACCAATCCTACGATTTTACCACACAAGCAGGACGTCAGGCAGCACTAAGCGACATGATAAAAGAGGCATACATCCAGCTTTTTTTATCATGGGCAACAATTGACATAGGATATAAAAAGATTGTCTGGGGAAAAGGTGATAAGGTGCACACCTTTGACACAATAAACCCTACAGACTATACGGACTTTATCAACCCGGACTATCTGGATAGAAAAAAAGCAGAAAACATGCTTCACATAACAATCGCTCTCTCCGATTTTGCAAACTGGGAGATTGTCTATGTACCCAGTTTTACACCCGACATCTTCCCTCAGGAAGGCAAGTGGGTACAATACGAGTTCTCAAGTCTATCAACTGCCATAGAAGATGCAATCAACCAGGGCGCAACAGCCTATGCCACAACAGTTACTGCAGATTATATGAGTGCGGGATTTAGCCTTACAGAAGCACAAACACTTGCCAAACGCGATGCGCAGCTATGGGCAGCACAACATGCAGAGCAAGCCTTAGTCTATGACAACCCAGAAGGCCTTGACTCCTTTATTGCAGCTAGCAGGATAAACGCAAGCTTTGCTGGAATAGACATGGGACTGTCCTATCAATACACATACGACCGACTGCCCGTAATAGACACAAGCAAACTCTCAACAAACTACCAGGCCACAATCACTTACAACAGGCTGCAACTGATAGGCGCGGAGCTTGCAACAGCACCAGCTGGATTTAACATAAAAGCAGAAGCAGCCTACTTCCTCACAGAAGACACAGACGGCACAGACCCACTTGTGAGGAACAACCGCATAGCATACCTTGCAGGAGTGGACAAAGACATCATCCCGGACATCAATATCAACCTGCAGATAACAGGAAGCTACGTTCTGGGCACTGACAATATAAAAAAAGGCGATACGGACTACAACGCAGACAGCAAGTATAGCACAACCATCATCAACGCAGGACTTACCGGCAACATGCTCAACAACAACCTCTACTTGGAAGCAGCAGGAGCCTATCAAATAGAAACAACAACCTGGATGCTAAGACCACGCCTGGAGTACAACATAGACGATAACACAAAAATAGGCATAAGCTACACATACTATGCAGGAGATAAAGACACACTATTTGGCCAGTTTAACTCATCATCATTTCTTAAAATATACAGCACAATAAAGTTCTAAAATTTATACCGAACGTGCGGGATGCTACTGCATCCCGCACTGCTTTTGAATAAAACACTTTTCAATACATAGAAACATAAGAATATTTTTTTGATATTTTTGAGTTTTTTGATATTTTTTATAAGAAAAATACAAAAAAACATATTTTTTATTAAAAAAGTAAAAAAAATATTGAAAACAAAAAAAACAAAAGCTATATTCATAAAAAATCAAATCAAATGGAGGAACTATGAAAAAGCAAAAGTACTCATCGTACTGCTTCTTCTCACTCTCTTCCTTGTTTCCTGTATAACATTTAAACTTTCGGGGCACAGGTAACAAAGGAAATTCCCTCTTATGAGGTTGTGGGGGAATTTGACATCACAGTTAAAGTAAATGAGTTTCTTGGTAACTCGGGAGGCACAAACCTCTTAAACCTATCAGCAGATGCAATGGATACTGCTATCTACGATGCAATCCAGAGAGAAATACAGAAGTATACAGGTGATGCCGCAGTAAACGTGATAATAGAGTACAAAGCAGAATTTCTCGACCTTCTTCTTAACAATTTCACTTTTGGAATCTACGCTCCTGCAACAGCTCACGTAACAGGAACTATTGTAAAATACAAATAAAAAGACAGCCAGGGGAGAGTTTTCTCCCCTGTTTTTTTGACAATCTGCTATTTTTAAGAAAAACATATGAAGAATAAAAAAACATTGATTAATATTTTCTTTTTTTTCACTTTGCTTTTTATTTCCTGTGGTAATAATACACAGCAGATAGAAACTGCTTATAAAAAGCTTGTTATGGCTGCTCGTGCTGGTAACAGCAAATATCTACAGGAAAGACTGCCATTTCTGTCCGCTCTATCGAATAGTGAAAACCAGGAAATGGTTTCTTCTTTTATGCTTGCTCTCAAAAAAGATATTCCGTATAAAATAAAGTTTGAGTCAGAAGATATGGCAATTTTACAGAGAAACGATGGCTTTATACTGGTTTTTTCCAGGTCAGAAGACGGAAAATGGGTAGTTGCCAGTGATTTTACTATGAAAACAACAATAGATATAATCCCTGCAAAAAAATAATCTCAATTTTGCCGCAGGCAGGTGCAGGGGCTGACTCAATCTCCCTCTCTTCTTTACAGTCAGCCCTTGCACCGTTCGGTATAAAATACTATTGAAAAAATGTGACATATTAATCTATATTCTTATAAAATCGTAAAAAGGAGTTGGCGTGAGTATAATTGTTCCAAAAAAATCAGCGGTTCTTGACGCCATGGAGAGTTTTATCCTGTCCGTATCAGGCTGGCGCAAGGTTTTTGCAGCATCAGGATTGGAGAATGATCTTGCAGAGGATATAAGCCCTGAGGATATGGTTCTTGCCTTTTGCGCAGGAAGGGTTTTTGCAGATTTTTTTGCAACTCGTATGGAGGATGGGCGGTTTGTTGTACTGGGGCGTGACACAAGGCATACGGGCGATGCTATAGCAAGATGTGTTTTTGCGGGTTTTTTAGAGGCGGGTGTTGACTGCCGTTTTATCGGAATTACAGCAGCTCCTGAGATTATGGCTCTTTCTGCTGTGGCAGAAGATACTGGGGGTTTTGTCTATGTCTCCGCAAGCCATAATCCGCCAGGGCATAACGGTATTAAAGCCGGCTACAATGGCGGTGTTCTGGATGCAGAGGAAGCGAGCTCATTGATAGAAGATTTTAAAATCCTTGTAAACTCGCTTGAGGATAAGGATATCCAACATATCATAAGCTTGATAGATAAAACAGAGATTGTTAAGGATGAGGAGCTCAAAAACAGAGCAAAATCTTCTTATCTTGATTTTATATCTTCTGTGATATGCGGCTTTTTTTATAATAAGGACATGGATTCCTCTTTATCCGCTATCAAGTATGCACTGAGTAATATAAGGCCTTCTATAATAGGAGAACTCAACGGAAGTTCTCGAGCTCTTAGCATAGACAGGGACTTTCTAGAGAGCCTCGGATGTTCTGTGTTTATATATAACAATATTCCAGGTGATTTTGCCCATGATATTCTCCCAGAAGGAGAGTCTCTTGCTCTGTGTGCAGAGCTTGTCTCGGAGCAGGCTAAGAAAGAAAAAAAGGATGTTGTAGGCTATGTTCCTGACTGTGATGGAGACAGGGGGAATCTTGTGTTTGCAGATCAGGAGGGCAACGCAAGGATTCTGGATGCCCAGGAAGTCTTTGCGCTTGCTGTACTTGGTGAGCTGGCCTTTGCCAGTGTCGTTAATCCAGGCAAGCCTCTGGCTGTTGTTGCAAACGGGCCTACATCCATGAGGATAGAGGAGATTGCAGAGGCTTTTGATGCACAGGTCATACGGGTAGAAGTTGGAGAGGCTCATGTCACAGGTAAGGCTGTCGAGCTCATAAAGCAGGGGTATGTCGTGCCCATACTGGGAGAGGGCTCCAACGGGGGCAGCATTGTTCCTCCTGCCAGAGTCAGAGATCCGCTTGCAACAATAGGCTCAATCCTCAAGCTTATTGCACTAAGAGATGAGCCTTATGCCCTTTTTAAAAGATGGTGCAAAGCTAGAGGGATAAATTATAAAAAGGATTTTTCCCTGTCCGATGTTTTGGCTTCTCTTCCCGCATACACTACAAGTACCACAGGAGATAATGGCGCAAGTCTGAGGATAAATACAAAGGATATGAGCTCTCTCAAAGAACGTTATCAGAATATTTTTGCAGATGAGTGGGAACAAAGGAAAAATGAGCTCGCATCCATGGGAATATATTCTTATCACAGAGAAATATATCTTGCCGGCAACAGATATGTTGACAGTACTCTGCCATTCTCCTTACCCGGAGAAAAGGGCGGCTTTAAGATGATGCTCAAAGACAAGGAAGACAGACCTGTAGCCTTTATGTGGATGAGAAAGTCAGGTACAGAGCCTGTCTTTAGAATCCTCGTGGATGCAAAAGGCGACAACAGAAAGCTTGCAGAATATCTTTTTAACTGGCAGAGAAACCTGATAAAGAAAGCCGATTCTGCCTGACCTAAAGAGAAGCTCATAATAAGGTGCGGGATTCTATTTTTCCGCACCTCTCTTGTCAAGTTGGGAATTTCTATATATAACTGTTAACAAAGCCATGAAACAGGTTAACCTTACAAGAAAAAATATTTTGTCCGCATTAAGAGAAACATCTGATGCTGTATCGGGGCAACTTCTTGCAGAGAAGCTGGGGCTTTCTAGAGTAGCAGTTTGGAAGCATATAAACAGTCT contains:
- a CDS encoding TetR/AcrR family transcriptional regulator, which gives rise to MGTRERREREKAERRQFIFERARELFLSKGYTNTSMDEIADVCELSKGTLYLYFKNKEELAVSVVNSVISELRSVLERAVEGAVSGMEALQRVLGAYRAFFRQHVNEFYFSASLELVAGKTGAKNARFDDAYSGVESLLSVLVGVIKQGMRDGSVRSDIDPQKAAFAVASIVKGFLQSMAAGQPDRLLSPQYKKEELIDYSLNLFLDALRPERSTV
- a CDS encoding outer membrane lipoprotein-sorting protein, encoding MIKKKTAITALIFAVTINLFALDGREIMQKAEDSVKVDSTHALVQMSLTDKNNKESVRILEMFEAKDKNGLSQSLIIFHKPASVAGTRFLVQEQKGRSDDKFIYLPSLKRVRRIAASEGGQSFMGSDFSYDDMSTRDIDEDTHTLLREEKYNGQDCYVVQSIPKNLKEAQYQLRISWVRKDNFMPVRVELYETKDRLKKVLTIEKLEKIDGVWTPIITKMENITDKHSTTLTMQKVEYNKKLPDALFTQKFLETGRL
- a CDS encoding MMPL family transporter — protein: MKRIAFIYRHPWVVIAVICAITVFFGVWIPGIELDNDTFHFIPDNHPERMAFKNTEDLFGEAIGMVVGIEVETGSIFDRDVLGFVDKLTKKIEELDQVGDVMSVTNADYIAATAEGMEVVPIVDSVNSDEDIKLLKSRLLSWDMYEGVLYSSDFKATQIIVPIKSTSTEDEREAIYRSIKQAIADYAVPGVKTYVAGTPAMTVLISHNMNTDIKLLIPLVILVLTASLFLSFRRLGGVILPLVTVVISTIWTVGLMALLGIKLSLIGTVIPVLMVAVGSAYGIHIISHYYDLVRDKGTSVSEDVHVELIVETVRDVGKPVLLAAITTMVGFGSLASSQVRPIQEFGIFSAFGVLAALIVAVTFIPSILLVRHRALKSAEQKNGKEDGVDRFMLFLYRLFSSKRASIILLAIIAIGLGIYGTTLLDKDNVLVDYFKPNTEIRKADKFFREKFTGTKSFEIIVDGKASGALTDPDVLVAMDGLSSYLKDKYPEVKKVISFSDFLKRINQVLNTPPEQLTEEKTTPIEKESSLSVSQQEGSNSGFSSLSFFSDDSKNNNANTSSSEQDKTASSDTTYDNSLFFFDSSDTTDSPSDTSRQGESVYSSHSNIEASYTTAKPGISDIEFARLLNTAYAMADSQDISARELVKLINRELNYMGAAYYEIPHEPKKYSLSSKEELSNLISQYLLLFSGNLSSWTDDAIEPSMAKISVQISDTGSIKPYMIAKDAEEYAKRHFPQGYSIRTSGVAKVEYALTDLIVKSQVISIVASLALVFLIIVINFRSVVAGIYGLIPLGITVLLNFGIMGILGIKLDISTSMVASLAIGIGIDYTIHFLNYYHRERLRTGDSKKASSNSIKGVGKAIVFNAVSVAAGFLVLLLSRFTPLNYLGLLIAITMLTSSTASISLLPALFSIKEPAFLRKPINSYGGEK
- a CDS encoding phosphoglucomutase, encoding MSIIVPKKSAVLDAMESFILSVSGWRKVFAASGLENDLAEDISPEDMVLAFCAGRVFADFFATRMEDGRFVVLGRDTRHTGDAIARCVFAGFLEAGVDCRFIGITAAPEIMALSAVAEDTGGFVYVSASHNPPGHNGIKAGYNGGVLDAEEASSLIEDFKILVNSLEDKDIQHIISLIDKTEIVKDEELKNRAKSSYLDFISSVICGFFYNKDMDSSLSAIKYALSNIRPSIIGELNGSSRALSIDRDFLESLGCSVFIYNNIPGDFAHDILPEGESLALCAELVSEQAKKEKKDVVGYVPDCDGDRGNLVFADQEGNARILDAQEVFALAVLGELAFASVVNPGKPLAVVANGPTSMRIEEIAEAFDAQVIRVEVGEAHVTGKAVELIKQGYVVPILGEGSNGGSIVPPARVRDPLATIGSILKLIALRDEPYALFKRWCKARGINYKKDFSLSDVLASLPAYTTSTTGDNGASLRINTKDMSSLKERYQNIFADEWEQRKNELASMGIYSYHREIYLAGNRYVDSTLPFSLPGEKGGFKMMLKDKEDRPVAFMWMRKSGTEPVFRILVDAKGDNRKLAEYLFNWQRNLIKKADSA